Proteins encoded within one genomic window of Gallus gallus isolate bGalGal1 chromosome 1, bGalGal1.mat.broiler.GRCg7b, whole genome shotgun sequence:
- the CMAS gene encoding N-acylneuraminate cytidylyltransferase isoform X1 — MRNAAGWPGVGRGGPSGLSRDGGPQPSRARLRCSGGQRQSRRCQREGNNRVYQEPSLWRVWVSTDHDEIEKVAKQFGAQVHRRSPEVSQDSSTSLETIREFLNHHHEVDIVGNIQATSPCLHPSDLIKVANLIQKEGFDSVFSVVRRHQFRWSEVKKGENKMTEPQNLNPAKRYRRQDWPGELYENGSFYFAKRHLIEKGYLQGGKMAYYEMRAEHSVDIDIDIDWPIAEQRVLSFGYFGKDPLKEVKLLVCSVDGCLTNGRIYVTEDHKEMVSYDYRDIVGINLLKKRGIQVRLISERDCSKSLSAMQLGCVAEVNATNKLQVLENWQKDIGLSWKEVAYLGNEESDVECLKKAGMSGVPADACALAQKAAGYICKSSGGCGAVREFAEHIFLLLEKVNSARKQMEEVNSAGEDTGGK; from the exons ATGCGAAACGCTGCGGGCTGGCCGGGGGTTGGCCGAGGCGGCCCCTCGGGTTTGTCCAGAGATGGCGGCCCGCAGCCCAGCAGGGCTCGGCTCCGGTGTTCCGGGGGTCAGAGGCAGTCCCGCAGATGTCAAAGGGAAGGGAATAACCGTGTGTACCAGGAGCCCAGCTTGTGGCG TGTGTGGGTATCTACAGACCATGATGAAATTGAGAAGGTTGCAAAGCAGTTTGGTGCTCAAGTTCATCGCCGAAGCCCTGAAGTATCTCAAGACTCCTCTACCTCCCTAGAAACTATCAGAGAGTTTCTTAACCATCATCATG aggtCGATATTGTAGGAAATATTCAAGCAACATCTCCCTGTCTACATCCCAGTGATCTTATAAAAGTAGCAAATCTGATTCAAAAGGAGGgctttgattctgttttctctgttgtgaGACGGCATCAATTTAGATGGAGTGAGGTAAAAAAAGGAg aaaacaaaatgacagaGCCCCAGAACCTGAATCCAGCAAAGCGGTATCGGCGGCAAGATTGGCCTGGGGAGCTGTATGAAAATggctcattttattttgctaagAGGCATTTGATCGAGAAAGGCTACTTGCAG GGTGGTAAAATGGCCTACTATGAAATGCGTGCTGAGCACAGTGTGGATATTGATATAGATATTGACTGGCCTATTGCAGAGCAAAGAGTATTGAG CTTTGGATATTTTGGCAAGGACCCATTAAAAGAAGTGAAGCTATTGGTTTGCAGTGTTGATGGATGCCTGACAAATGGTCGCATTTATGTCACAGAAGATCACAAGGAAATGGTCTCCTACGATTATAGAGATATTGTTGGTATCAATCTATTAAAGAAAAGGGGAATCCAG GTTCGACTCATCTCTGAAAGAGATTGTTCAAAATCCCTGTCAGCCATGCAGCTGGGATGTGTAGCAGAAGTTAATGCAACAAATAAACTACAAGTCCTGGAGAACTGGCAAAAAGACATTGGTTTGAGCTGGAAAGAGGTTGCTTACTTAG GAAATGAAGAATCTGATGTGGAATGCCTGAAGAAAGCTGGCATGAGTGGTGTGCCCGCTGATGCTTGTGCACTTGCTCAGAAGGCCGCTGGTTACATCTGTAAAAgcagtggtggctgtggtgctgTCCGGGAGTTTGCAGAACACATATTCCTGTTGTTAGAAAAAGTGAACTCTGcaagaaagcaaatggaagaagTGAATTCAGCAGGAGAGGATACAGGGGGGAAATGA
- the CMAS gene encoding N-acylneuraminate cytidylyltransferase isoform X2, with the protein METDEAQPRSHLAALVLARGGSKGIPLKNIKLLAGVPLIGWVLRAAIDAGVFHSVWVSTDHDEIEKVAKQFGAQVHRRSPEVSQDSSTSLETIREFLNHHHEVDIVGNIQATSPCLHPSDLIKVANLIQKEGFDSVFSVVRRHQFRWSEVKKGENKMTEPQNLNPAKRYRRQDWPGELYENGSFYFAKRHLIEKGYLQGGKMAYYEMRAEHSVDIDIDIDWPIAEQRVLSFGYFGKDPLKEVKLLVCSVDGCLTNGRIYVTEDHKEMVSYDYRDIVGINLLKKRGIQVRLISERDCSKSLSAMQLGCVAEVNATNKLQVLENWQKDIGLSWKEVAYLGNEESDVECLKKAGMSGVPADACALAQKAAGYICKSSGGCGAVREFAEHIFLLLEKVNSARKQMEEVNSAGEDTGGK; encoded by the exons ATGGAGACGGATGAGGCGCAGCCGCGCTCCCATCTGGCCGCGCTGGTGCTGGCGCGCGGCGGCAGCAAGGGGATCCCGCTGAAGAACATCAAGCTGCTGGCGGGCGTGCCGCTTATCGGCTGGGTGCTGCGCGCCGCCATCGACGCCGGCGTCTTCCACAG TGTGTGGGTATCTACAGACCATGATGAAATTGAGAAGGTTGCAAAGCAGTTTGGTGCTCAAGTTCATCGCCGAAGCCCTGAAGTATCTCAAGACTCCTCTACCTCCCTAGAAACTATCAGAGAGTTTCTTAACCATCATCATG aggtCGATATTGTAGGAAATATTCAAGCAACATCTCCCTGTCTACATCCCAGTGATCTTATAAAAGTAGCAAATCTGATTCAAAAGGAGGgctttgattctgttttctctgttgtgaGACGGCATCAATTTAGATGGAGTGAGGTAAAAAAAGGAg aaaacaaaatgacagaGCCCCAGAACCTGAATCCAGCAAAGCGGTATCGGCGGCAAGATTGGCCTGGGGAGCTGTATGAAAATggctcattttattttgctaagAGGCATTTGATCGAGAAAGGCTACTTGCAG GGTGGTAAAATGGCCTACTATGAAATGCGTGCTGAGCACAGTGTGGATATTGATATAGATATTGACTGGCCTATTGCAGAGCAAAGAGTATTGAG CTTTGGATATTTTGGCAAGGACCCATTAAAAGAAGTGAAGCTATTGGTTTGCAGTGTTGATGGATGCCTGACAAATGGTCGCATTTATGTCACAGAAGATCACAAGGAAATGGTCTCCTACGATTATAGAGATATTGTTGGTATCAATCTATTAAAGAAAAGGGGAATCCAG GTTCGACTCATCTCTGAAAGAGATTGTTCAAAATCCCTGTCAGCCATGCAGCTGGGATGTGTAGCAGAAGTTAATGCAACAAATAAACTACAAGTCCTGGAGAACTGGCAAAAAGACATTGGTTTGAGCTGGAAAGAGGTTGCTTACTTAG GAAATGAAGAATCTGATGTGGAATGCCTGAAGAAAGCTGGCATGAGTGGTGTGCCCGCTGATGCTTGTGCACTTGCTCAGAAGGCCGCTGGTTACATCTGTAAAAgcagtggtggctgtggtgctgTCCGGGAGTTTGCAGAACACATATTCCTGTTGTTAGAAAAAGTGAACTCTGcaagaaagcaaatggaagaagTGAATTCAGCAGGAGAGGATACAGGGGGGAAATGA